The proteins below come from a single Serratia ficaria genomic window:
- a CDS encoding VOC family protein: MNIERLDHLVLTVTDIERSCRFYQQVLGFDVVTFRDDRKALAFGHQKINLHQAGHEFEPKAHQPTPGSADLCFLAATPLAEVIEELNDLGVIIEEGPVERTGAGGPIVSVYLRDPDNNLIEIANSLPD, translated from the coding sequence ATGAACATAGAGCGATTGGATCATCTGGTGCTGACCGTGACGGATATCGAACGCAGCTGCCGGTTTTACCAGCAGGTGCTGGGTTTCGACGTCGTCACCTTTCGCGACGATCGCAAAGCGCTGGCGTTCGGCCACCAGAAGATCAACCTGCATCAGGCCGGACACGAATTTGAACCCAAAGCCCACCAGCCTACGCCCGGCTCCGCCGATCTCTGCTTTCTCGCCGCCACGCCGCTGGCGGAGGTGATCGAGGAACTGAACGATCTCGGGGTGATCATCGAAGAAGGCCCGGTTGAGCGCACCGGCGCCGGCGGGCCGATCGTCTCGGTGTATCTGCGCGATCCGGACAACAACCTGATCGAGATTGCCAATTCGCTGCCGGATTAG
- the smrA gene encoding DNA endonuclease SmrA: MNNQEKDFFERAMADVTPLASGRQTLYLKPQESVDKSARREAQRLRQENFLSTGFLEVIPCEQPLEFKGEGIQQGVLDKLRHGRYPPQASLNLLKQSVEASRQALFRFILQAEAQNLRSLLIVHGRGRGNESHPNIVRSYVAKWLVQFEQVQAFCRALPRDGGEGACYVTLRKSAQAKADNFERHAKRSR, from the coding sequence ATGAACAATCAGGAAAAAGACTTTTTTGAACGGGCGATGGCGGATGTCACCCCGTTGGCGAGTGGGCGGCAGACGCTGTATCTCAAGCCGCAGGAGAGCGTCGACAAAAGCGCGCGCCGCGAAGCGCAGCGGCTGCGGCAGGAAAACTTTCTCAGCACCGGCTTTCTTGAGGTGATCCCCTGCGAACAGCCGCTGGAGTTCAAGGGCGAAGGCATTCAGCAGGGCGTGCTGGATAAGCTGCGTCATGGCCGCTATCCGCCGCAGGCCTCGTTGAACCTGCTGAAGCAGTCGGTCGAGGCCAGCCGGCAGGCGCTGTTTCGTTTTATTCTGCAGGCCGAAGCGCAAAACCTGCGTTCGCTGCTGATCGTACACGGCCGCGGGCGCGGCAACGAGAGCCACCCGAATATCGTGCGCAGCTACGTCGCCAAGTGGCTGGTGCAGTTCGAACAGGTGCAGGCGTTTTGCCGCGCCTTGCCGCGCGACGGCGGCGAGGGGGCTTGCTACGTCACGCTGCGCAAATCGGCGCAGGCCAAAGCCGACAACTTCGAGCGCCACGCCAAGCGCAGCCGCTAA
- a CDS encoding MbeD/MobD family mobilization/exclusion protein, with translation MTMRELEIQFQNAMNELQASFERQHREWQHSYQALQQLLEEAKQREAALLAEAKQREAALRAQNEQLARKLSTASSVPEQHALVKQIKMLGAHLDALAKDAATFNHHLRHQQRAADNFSGEQH, from the coding sequence ATGACAATGCGCGAGCTGGAAATCCAGTTTCAAAATGCAATGAATGAGTTGCAGGCCAGCTTCGAACGGCAACACCGCGAATGGCAGCACAGCTATCAGGCTCTGCAACAGCTGCTGGAAGAGGCCAAACAGCGTGAAGCCGCTCTTCTGGCAGAGGCCAAACAGCGCGAGGCCGCGCTGCGGGCGCAAAACGAACAGCTGGCGCGCAAGCTGAGCACCGCAAGTTCCGTACCGGAACAGCATGCGCTGGTGAAGCAGATCAAAATGCTCGGCGCCCATTTGGATGCGCTGGCCAAAGACGCCGCGACCTTCAACCACCACCTGCGTCATCAGCAGCGGGCAGCCGATAATTTCAGCGGCGAACAGCATTGA
- a CDS encoding DUF1198 family protein has product MTWIIIAALIVVFIVGYRILTSDTRKAIDSLAQLLKVKPMLIESMIQEMGGRHSQTFIRMLNNGYTEEMHQAAYLLFIYLTFIKQADDERIGQWRTVLLRAGLSPELHAEHTEAALFYFAELDIDAFELAQFRRAYNERFNREAIARG; this is encoded by the coding sequence ATGACCTGGATCATCATCGCCGCCCTGATCGTCGTATTTATTGTTGGTTACCGCATTCTGACCTCAGACACCCGCAAAGCCATCGACTCGCTGGCGCAGCTGCTGAAAGTCAAACCTATGCTGATCGAGTCGATGATCCAGGAAATGGGCGGCCGCCATAGCCAGACCTTCATCCGCATGCTGAACAACGGCTACACCGAAGAGATGCATCAGGCGGCCTACCTGTTGTTCATCTACCTCACCTTCATCAAACAGGCGGACGACGAACGTATTGGCCAATGGCGCACCGTGCTGCTGCGCGCCGGCTTGTCGCCGGAGCTGCACGCCGAACACACCGAGGCGGCGCTGTTCTATTTTGCCGAATTGGATATCGATGCGTTCGAGCTGGCGCAATTCCGCCGCGCATACAACGAGCGTTTTAACCGCGAGGCGATCGCCCGCGGCTGA
- a CDS encoding DUF2002 family protein yields MYLRPDEVARVLENTGFERDYVTDQAYGYRKGEHYVYVNREARMGRTALVIHPALKERSVHFATPTSPIRVSEQYLEFPLDLSGDAASARYGIPHGFSSREALSRYLYSMFL; encoded by the coding sequence ATGTATTTACGGCCGGATGAAGTGGCTAGAGTGTTGGAGAATACCGGCTTTGAACGTGATTATGTCACCGATCAGGCCTATGGTTACCGCAAGGGTGAACACTATGTGTATGTGAACCGCGAAGCGCGAATGGGCAGAACCGCGCTGGTGATCCACCCGGCGTTGAAAGAGCGGAGCGTGCATTTCGCCACGCCGACTTCGCCGATACGCGTCAGCGAGCAGTATCTTGAGTTTCCCCTGGATTTGAGCGGCGATGCCGCCAGCGCCCGTTACGGCATTCCGCACGGCTTCAGCTCGCGCGAAGCGCTGTCGCGCTACCTCTACAGCATGTTCCTGTAA
- a CDS encoding MFS transporter produces MTAIGAKENPFQLNKRILSVVMFTFVCYLTIGLPLAVLPGFVHNHLGYNSVLAGLIISAQYFATLFSRPHAGRYADQLGPKKVVLFGLACCGASGVFYALAFWFDALPWLSLLLLCLGRVLLGIGESFASTGSTLWGIGLVGPLHTARVISWNGVATYGAMAAGAPLGVYLNQHWGLAGVAALIALAVALSLLLASGKPSVSISAGRRIAFSAVFGRIWAYGLGLALGTVGFGVIATFITLYYADKGWSGAAFSLTLFSCAFVGIRLIFSNSINRHGGLKVTLASFLVEILGLLLIWQAGDPLLAQAGALLAGAGFSLVFPALGVEAVKQVPQQNQGTALGTYSAFLDLALGITGPLAGLMMSHMGVPSIYLAAALWVAMGALLTLRLLQRGRA; encoded by the coding sequence ATGACCGCCATCGGTGCCAAAGAAAACCCCTTTCAGCTGAATAAACGCATTCTGTCGGTGGTGATGTTCACCTTCGTTTGCTATCTGACCATTGGCCTGCCGCTGGCGGTGCTGCCGGGATTTGTGCATAACCACCTGGGCTATAACTCGGTGCTGGCCGGGCTGATCATCAGCGCGCAGTACTTCGCCACGCTGTTCAGCCGCCCGCATGCCGGGCGCTACGCCGATCAGCTGGGGCCGAAAAAGGTGGTGTTGTTCGGGCTGGCCTGCTGTGGCGCCAGCGGCGTGTTTTACGCCCTGGCGTTCTGGTTCGACGCGTTGCCCTGGTTGAGTTTGCTGCTGCTGTGCCTCGGCCGGGTATTGCTCGGCATCGGGGAAAGCTTCGCCAGCACCGGCTCCACCCTATGGGGCATTGGGCTGGTAGGGCCGCTGCACACCGCGCGAGTGATTTCGTGGAACGGCGTGGCTACCTATGGCGCGATGGCCGCCGGCGCGCCGCTCGGCGTTTATCTGAACCAACATTGGGGATTGGCGGGCGTGGCGGCCCTGATCGCGCTGGCGGTGGCGCTTTCGCTGCTGCTGGCCAGCGGCAAGCCGAGCGTGTCGATCTCCGCCGGCCGGCGCATCGCCTTCAGCGCGGTGTTCGGCCGCATCTGGGCCTACGGCCTGGGGCTGGCGCTGGGTACCGTCGGCTTTGGCGTCATCGCCACGTTCATTACGCTTTACTATGCTGATAAAGGCTGGAGCGGGGCGGCGTTTTCGCTGACGCTGTTCAGCTGCGCTTTCGTCGGCATCCGTTTGATTTTCAGCAATAGCATCAACCGCCACGGCGGGCTGAAGGTGACGCTGGCGTCGTTTTTGGTCGAGATCCTCGGGCTGTTGCTGATCTGGCAGGCCGGCGATCCGCTGCTGGCGCAGGCCGGGGCGCTGCTGGCCGGCGCCGGTTTCTCGTTGGTGTTCCCGGCGCTCGGCGTGGAGGCGGTGAAACAGGTGCCGCAGCAGAATCAGGGCACTGCCCTCGGCACCTATTCGGCGTTTCTCGATCTGGCGTTGGGGATCACCGGGCCGTTGGCCGGCCTGATGATGAGCCACATGGGCGTGCCGTCGATCTATCTGGCCGCGGCGTTGTGGGTGGCGATGGGCGCATTGCTGACCCTGCGGCTGCTGCAGCGCGGCCGGGCATAG
- a CDS encoding LysR family transcriptional regulator — protein sequence MLNLQRLAIFVAVVDAGSFTAAAVTLGQTKAVVSFNVKQLENELGVSLLARSTRRLSLTDAGARFYQRSLQLLQEAENALDDVRRDHRGLSGVLRITSTPEYGARTVVPALAAFSQLHPRLRIQHVSSSYHADLIAERFDVAIRLGQLADSSHRAALLDSFAILPVASPAYLARRPIDSLPQLALAQWIAHSRLSSPLSWQVITPQRQAVLFKVEGAAMLMGDSAAALLAFALHGAGVALLPEWLVRADIAAGRLCLLLPDHQFPAQSIYALYPNTRHVPEKVRAFIDFLRERAARGE from the coding sequence ATGCTGAATCTGCAGCGTCTGGCGATCTTTGTGGCGGTGGTGGACGCCGGGAGCTTTACCGCGGCGGCGGTGACGCTGGGGCAAACCAAGGCGGTGGTGAGCTTCAACGTCAAACAGCTGGAGAACGAGCTGGGGGTATCATTGCTGGCGCGCAGTACCCGGCGGCTGTCGCTGACCGACGCCGGCGCGCGTTTCTATCAGCGCAGCCTGCAGCTGCTGCAGGAGGCGGAAAATGCGCTGGACGACGTGCGACGCGATCACCGGGGCTTGAGCGGCGTGCTGCGCATCACCAGCACCCCCGAATACGGCGCGCGAACGGTGGTGCCGGCGCTGGCGGCATTCTCTCAGCTGCATCCGCGCCTGCGCATTCAGCATGTTTCTTCTTCTTATCATGCCGATTTGATCGCGGAGCGTTTCGACGTCGCCATTCGTTTGGGGCAGCTGGCGGACTCCAGCCATCGGGCGGCGCTGCTCGACAGCTTCGCTATTTTGCCGGTGGCTTCGCCGGCCTATCTGGCCCGACGGCCGATCGATTCTTTGCCGCAGCTGGCGCTGGCGCAATGGATCGCCCACAGCCGCCTCAGTTCGCCGCTCAGTTGGCAGGTGATTACCCCGCAGCGGCAGGCGGTACTGTTCAAGGTGGAGGGCGCCGCCATGCTGATGGGCGACAGCGCGGCGGCGCTGCTGGCGTTCGCCCTGCACGGCGCCGGCGTGGCGCTGCTGCCGGAGTGGCTGGTGCGGGCGGACATCGCCGCAGGCAGGCTGTGCCTGCTGTTGCCGGATCACCAGTTCCCCGCGCAGAGCATTTACGCGCTGTATCCGAATACCCGCCACGTGCCGGAAAAGGTGCGGGCGTTCATTGACTTTCTGCGCGAGCGGGCCGCCAGGGGCGAATAA
- a CDS encoding MFS transporter translates to MSYRSKVAIVYLLGFFVDLINMFIANVAYPAIGQALRASVSQLAWVSNGYILGLTLVIPLSAWLAQRIGGRRVFLLSLALFMLATAAAGNAGSLGALIGWRVLQGMGGGLLIPIGQTLTYRLYRSHERAGLSAAIMLVGLLAPALSPALGGWIVDRLDWRWVFFANLPLAALALLLAALWLRADAPAAERKPLDAGGLFSACIALTLLLLGLTRLSESGHQGSGALLLAIGALTFGYYLRRSLRIPQPLLNLRLMGDPLLRSAMMIYQCIPGLFIGVSLVAMLYLQNQLGMPAAQVGALMLPWSLASFLAIALTGKTFNRLGPRPLLLIGCLLQGLGILALAQITAADQRALQLAAFALMGLGGSLCSSTAQSSAFLHIPDGQLADASALWNINRQLSFCLGVALLSLLLNLLLGGLPPAAAYRYCFYLAAASTLIPMLLCLRIANRAIVRHLHAQQEK, encoded by the coding sequence ATGTCCTATCGCAGCAAAGTGGCAATCGTCTATCTGCTCGGCTTTTTTGTCGATCTGATCAACATGTTTATCGCCAACGTCGCCTACCCGGCCATCGGCCAGGCCCTGCGCGCGTCGGTCAGCCAACTGGCCTGGGTCAGCAACGGCTATATCCTCGGCCTGACGCTGGTGATCCCGCTCAGCGCCTGGCTGGCGCAGCGCATCGGCGGACGCCGGGTGTTCCTGCTGTCGCTGGCCCTCTTTATGCTGGCTACTGCGGCGGCGGGCAACGCCGGCTCCCTCGGCGCGCTGATTGGCTGGCGGGTATTGCAGGGCATGGGCGGCGGCTTGCTGATCCCCATCGGCCAGACGCTGACCTACCGGCTGTACCGCAGCCATGAGCGCGCCGGGCTCTCGGCCGCCATTATGCTGGTCGGCCTGCTGGCACCGGCGCTGTCGCCGGCGCTGGGCGGCTGGATCGTCGATCGGCTGGACTGGCGCTGGGTGTTCTTCGCCAACCTGCCGCTGGCGGCGCTGGCGCTGCTGCTGGCCGCGCTGTGGCTGCGCGCCGACGCCCCGGCCGCGGAGCGCAAGCCGCTCGACGCCGGCGGGTTGTTCAGCGCCTGCATCGCCCTGACGCTGCTGCTGCTCGGCCTGACCCGGCTGAGCGAATCAGGCCATCAGGGCTCCGGCGCCTTGCTGCTGGCGATCGGCGCGCTGACGTTCGGCTATTATCTGCGCCGCAGCCTGCGCATCCCGCAGCCGCTGCTGAACCTGCGCCTGATGGGCGATCCGCTGCTGCGCAGCGCCATGATGATTTATCAGTGCATTCCCGGGTTGTTTATCGGCGTCAGCCTGGTGGCGATGCTGTACCTGCAAAACCAGCTCGGCATGCCTGCCGCCCAGGTCGGCGCCCTGATGTTGCCCTGGTCGCTGGCGTCGTTTCTGGCCATCGCCCTGACCGGCAAAACCTTCAACCGCCTCGGCCCGCGCCCGCTATTGCTGATCGGCTGCCTGCTGCAGGGGCTGGGCATCCTGGCGCTGGCGCAAATCACCGCGGCCGACCAACGGGCGCTGCAGCTGGCCGCCTTCGCGCTGATGGGGTTGGGCGGCAGCCTGTGCAGCAGCACCGCGCAAAGCAGCGCCTTTCTGCACATCCCCGACGGCCAGCTGGCCGACGCCAGCGCGCTGTGGAATATCAACCGTCAGCTGAGCTTTTGCCTGGGCGTCGCGCTGCTCAGCCTGCTGCTGAACCTGCTGCTGGGCGGCTTGCCGCCGGCCGCCGCCTATCGATACTGTTTTTACCTCGCCGCCGCCAGCACGCTGATCCCGATGCTGCTGTGCCTGCGCATCGCCAACCGCGCCATCGTGCGCCACCTTCATGCTCAACAGGAAAAGTGA
- a CDS encoding DUF4440 domain-containing protein, with protein sequence MNRYFTEVIDAHLAIENWLEKGQGDEHALLARFEPDFSMIALNGGRLNFAALSAFFRAHRAAKPGLAIAIEEMVLVAEWPTGAVVSYRERQSLPGQAPTLRHSTVVFEQRPGGLGWRHLHETAIAP encoded by the coding sequence ATGAACCGTTATTTTACCGAAGTGATCGACGCCCATCTCGCGATTGAAAACTGGCTGGAAAAGGGCCAGGGAGATGAACACGCGCTGCTGGCGCGCTTCGAACCGGACTTCAGCATGATTGCGCTGAACGGCGGCAGGCTGAACTTCGCCGCGCTGAGCGCCTTTTTCCGCGCGCATCGCGCCGCCAAACCGGGATTGGCCATTGCCATTGAAGAGATGGTGCTGGTGGCCGAATGGCCGACGGGGGCGGTGGTCAGCTACCGGGAAAGGCAGAGCCTGCCCGGGCAGGCGCCGACGCTGCGCCATTCCACGGTGGTATTTGAACAGCGGCCAGGCGGCCTGGGCTGGCGGCATCTGCATGAGACCGCCATTGCACCATAA
- the asr gene encoding acid resistance repetitive basic protein Asr, which translates to MKKVLALIVAATMGLSSVAFAADTAASAPATTAPAATTTAAAPAAAAEKAPAKATHHKKAHKKASKKAPAQKAQAAKKHHKKAPVQKAQAAKKHHKKAAKKA; encoded by the coding sequence ATGAAAAAAGTATTAGCGCTGATCGTCGCCGCCACTATGGGCCTGTCTTCCGTTGCTTTCGCTGCCGATACCGCGGCTTCCGCGCCGGCAACCACGGCGCCGGCTGCGACCACCACTGCCGCCGCGCCGGCTGCCGCCGCTGAGAAAGCGCCTGCCAAAGCGACTCACCACAAGAAAGCGCACAAGAAAGCCAGCAAAAAAGCCCCGGCTCAGAAAGCCCAGGCCGCTAAAAAGCACCACAAAAAAGCGCCGGTGCAGAAAGCCCAGGCCGCTAAGAAACACCACAAAAAAGCCGCTAAAAAAGCGTAA
- a CDS encoding DUF883 family protein: MFKKTEKTERDIDQDVTLLADTLDEVLRESGDKTKEELKELHNKAKGVLRDARARFNGSSSLTQHARDAVEHADSYVRDKPWQGVGIGAAVGIVLGVLLARR, translated from the coding sequence ATGTTTAAGAAAACGGAAAAGACAGAACGCGATATCGATCAGGACGTTACCCTGCTGGCTGATACGCTGGATGAAGTGCTGCGCGAGTCCGGCGACAAGACCAAAGAGGAATTGAAGGAGCTGCATAACAAAGCAAAAGGCGTACTGCGTGACGCCAGAGCGCGCTTCAACGGTTCCAGCAGCCTGACACAGCACGCGCGAGATGCCGTCGAACATGCCGACAGCTATGTGCGCGACAAACCTTGGCAGGGCGTGGGGATCGGTGCCGCCGTCGGCATCGTGCTCGGCGTGCTGCTGGCCCGGCGTTAA
- the pdxR gene encoding MocR-like pyridoxine biosynthesis transcription factor PdxR, whose translation MMRQFLSSLRLDSRLAEPLYRQIYLRIKDGIERGALAAGSRLPSVRGLASDLGVARATVESAYGQLIAEGFLQSRGQAGTYVSPQLRPLPQGGASPAQPLPMPVADPLHPQGMLQPFQLGLPALDAFPRAQWQRIVSRLLRSATAASLALPPANGQPELREAIANYLHLSRGIRCQPEQVFICAGYPAMLDLVLDTLLQPGDEAWLEDPGYPVTLPLLRAAGMRAVAVPVDGQGMAVAAGIAAAPRARLAIVTPTHQSPLGVSLSLARRMALLDWAQRRSAWIFEDDYDSEFRYHGRPLPPLKSLDRQGRVLYAGTFSKTLFPALRMAYLVVPAGLTEAFARTSRLRGCGCSPLLQAGVADFINQGHFYRHLKRMRPLYRERREWLAQALERQLGAHLTVAPQPGGIQLLVRLRDEGQDARLAARAWRQGLAVQALSDWRITPGAGQGLLLGFANFTRREEAERAVARLQALFDGAN comes from the coding sequence ATGATGCGCCAATTCCTTTCCTCTCTGCGGCTGGACAGTCGGCTGGCCGAACCGCTGTACCGGCAGATTTATCTGCGGATAAAAGACGGCATCGAACGGGGCGCGCTGGCGGCGGGCAGCCGCCTGCCGTCGGTGCGCGGGTTGGCCAGCGATCTGGGCGTGGCGCGCGCCACGGTGGAAAGCGCTTACGGTCAGCTGATCGCCGAAGGTTTTTTGCAAAGCCGCGGGCAGGCGGGTACCTATGTCTCGCCGCAGCTGCGGCCTTTGCCGCAGGGCGGCGCGTCGCCGGCGCAGCCATTGCCGATGCCGGTGGCCGATCCGCTGCATCCCCAGGGTATGCTGCAGCCGTTCCAGCTGGGCCTGCCGGCGCTGGACGCCTTTCCGCGCGCGCAGTGGCAGCGTATCGTCTCCCGCCTGCTGCGCAGCGCCACCGCCGCCTCGCTGGCGCTGCCGCCGGCCAATGGCCAGCCGGAACTGCGCGAGGCGATCGCCAATTACCTGCACCTGTCGCGCGGCATTCGCTGTCAGCCGGAACAAGTCTTCATCTGCGCCGGTTACCCGGCCATGTTGGATCTGGTGCTCGACACCTTGCTGCAGCCGGGGGATGAGGCGTGGCTGGAGGATCCCGGCTACCCGGTGACGTTGCCGCTGTTGCGCGCCGCCGGCATGCGGGCGGTGGCGGTGCCGGTCGATGGGCAGGGGATGGCGGTTGCCGCCGGCATCGCCGCGGCGCCGCGGGCGCGCCTGGCGATAGTGACGCCGACTCACCAAAGCCCGCTCGGGGTGTCGCTCAGCCTGGCGCGGAGAATGGCGCTGCTGGACTGGGCGCAGCGGCGTTCGGCATGGATTTTCGAGGATGACTACGACAGCGAGTTCCGCTATCACGGGCGGCCGCTGCCGCCGCTGAAAAGCCTCGATCGCCAGGGGCGAGTGCTGTATGCCGGCACCTTCAGCAAAACCTTGTTCCCGGCGCTGCGCATGGCTTACCTGGTGGTGCCGGCCGGGCTGACGGAGGCGTTCGCCCGCACCAGCCGGCTGCGCGGCTGCGGCTGTTCGCCGCTGCTGCAGGCCGGCGTGGCGGATTTCATCAATCAGGGGCACTTCTACCGCCACCTCAAGCGCATGCGGCCGCTGTATCGGGAACGGCGTGAATGGCTGGCGCAGGCGCTGGAGCGGCAACTGGGCGCGCATTTGACGGTGGCGCCGCAACCCGGCGGCATTCAGCTGCTGGTGCGCCTGCGCGACGAGGGGCAGGATGCGCGGCTGGCGGCGCGGGCCTGGCGGCAGGGGTTGGCGGTGCAGGCGCTGTCGGACTGGCGGATAACCCCCGGGGCGGGGCAGGGGTTGTTGCTGGGGTTCGCCAATTTTACCAGGCGCGAAGAGGCCGAGCGGGCGGTGGCGCGTTTGCAAGCCCTGTTCGACGGCGCAAATTAA
- a CDS encoding carboxymuconolactone decarboxylase family protein: MIKQRLQYAELSPAPYKGLVNALMALEKGALDKATVELMFMRVSQINGCAYCLDMHGKALRESGFSNARLDTLAGWRVSHEFSERERAALAWAESVTLIAATGAPDSAFDALKTHFSDAEIADLTFAISIMNAFNRLAVSMRQ, translated from the coding sequence ATGATTAAGCAACGCTTGCAGTACGCCGAACTCTCTCCCGCGCCCTACAAAGGCCTGGTAAACGCGCTGATGGCGCTGGAAAAAGGGGCGCTGGACAAGGCGACCGTCGAGCTGATGTTCATGCGCGTTTCGCAGATCAACGGCTGCGCCTACTGCCTGGACATGCACGGCAAGGCGCTGCGCGAAAGCGGCTTCAGCAACGCCAGGCTGGATACGCTGGCGGGCTGGCGCGTCAGCCATGAGTTCAGCGAGCGCGAGCGCGCCGCGCTGGCATGGGCGGAGTCGGTCACGCTGATCGCCGCCACCGGCGCGCCGGACAGCGCATTCGACGCGCTGAAAACGCATTTTAGCGATGCCGAGATCGCCGATCTGACCTTCGCCATCAGCATCATGAACGCCTTCAACCGGCTGGCGGTCAGCATGCGCCAATGA
- the nrdH gene encoding glutaredoxin-like protein NrdH: MSIIIYSKPDCVQCNATYRAFDKQGIDYRVIDLTQDQQALNHVKSLGYQQVPVIIAGDDHWSGFRPDKIGALALVS; the protein is encoded by the coding sequence ATGAGCATTATTATTTACAGTAAGCCGGACTGTGTCCAGTGCAACGCCACCTATCGCGCATTCGATAAACAGGGGATTGATTATCGGGTGATCGACCTCACCCAGGATCAGCAGGCGCTGAACCATGTTAAATCGTTAGGTTATCAGCAGGTTCCGGTCATTATCGCCGGTGACGACCATTGGTCCGGCTTCCGGCCGGACAAGATCGGCGCTCTGGCCCTCGTTTCCTGA
- the nrdI gene encoding class Ib ribonucleoside-diphosphate reductase assembly flavoprotein NrdI: MNPLVYFSSSSENTHRFVEKLGLPAMRIPIAGARSKLLMERPYILIVPSYGGGSAVGAVPIQVIRFLNDPQNRSYLRGVIAAGNTNFGAAYGIAGDIIAKKCQVPFLYRFELLGTVQDVENVRQGVTAFWQRQN; this comes from the coding sequence ATGAATCCGCTGGTTTACTTCTCCAGCAGTTCGGAGAACACCCACAGGTTCGTTGAAAAGCTGGGATTGCCGGCGATGCGCATTCCGATCGCCGGCGCCCGCAGCAAGCTGCTGATGGAACGCCCCTACATATTGATCGTGCCCAGCTACGGCGGCGGCAGCGCCGTGGGAGCCGTGCCGATCCAGGTGATCCGCTTTCTCAACGATCCGCAGAACCGTTCATACCTGCGCGGCGTTATCGCCGCCGGGAACACCAACTTCGGCGCAGCGTACGGCATTGCCGGCGATATCATCGCCAAAAAATGCCAGGTGCCTTTTCTCTACCGCTTCGAGCTGCTCGGCACCGTGCAAGACGTTGAAAACGTTAGACAGGGAGTAACCGCATTTTGGCAACGACAGAACTGA